One stretch of Pradoshia sp. D12 DNA includes these proteins:
- the modA gene encoding molybdate ABC transporter substrate-binding protein, whose translation MKKSVSIFTMLFLLVITLVACSEQEVKEEKVELRISAAASLQDALRDIQAVFEKENPEMNITYNFAGSGVLQQQIMQGAPVDLFLSSSEDKFESLITAEMIADGEHINLLENELVLIAPSPNETNKISGFEDLMNGTIDKIAIGIPESVPAGKYAKETLEVLEIWDEVESKLILAKDVRQVLSYVETGNVDAGIVYKTDALVSDNSRIISTANKEHHTPIMYPLGILNDTKFPVEAKRYYDFLQSKEATAIFEEYGFIVN comes from the coding sequence ATGAAAAAATCTGTATCGATTTTTACAATGCTATTCCTTTTAGTCATTACTCTAGTTGCATGTTCTGAACAAGAAGTTAAAGAAGAAAAAGTAGAACTAAGAATTTCAGCTGCAGCTAGTTTGCAGGATGCGCTAAGAGACATTCAAGCTGTTTTTGAAAAAGAAAATCCAGAAATGAATATTACATATAATTTTGCTGGCTCCGGTGTGCTTCAGCAGCAAATCATGCAAGGTGCTCCTGTGGATTTGTTTTTATCATCTTCAGAAGATAAGTTTGAATCATTAATTACGGCAGAAATGATTGCGGACGGGGAGCATATCAATTTATTAGAAAATGAACTTGTTTTAATTGCTCCGAGTCCTAATGAAACTAACAAAATTAGTGGTTTTGAAGATTTAATGAATGGAACAATCGATAAGATCGCAATTGGTATTCCTGAATCTGTTCCTGCAGGAAAATATGCCAAGGAAACATTAGAAGTACTAGAAATATGGGATGAGGTAGAGAGTAAACTCATTTTAGCAAAAGATGTTCGACAAGTTCTGTCGTATGTTGAAACAGGTAATGTAGACGCTGGTATTGTATATAAAACAGATGCTCTTGTATCAGATAACAGTAGGATCATCTCGACGGCAAATAAAGAACACCATACACCTATTATGTATCCTTTAGGTATTCTAAATGATACAAAATTTCCTGTTGAAGCAAAGAGATATTATGACTTTCTTCAATCGAAGGAAGCAACGGCCATATTTGAGGAATACGGATTCATAGTGAACTGA
- the glp gene encoding gephyrin-like molybdotransferase Glp, giving the protein MVEKRIPIPISAAIEKILQEIQPASAEMVPLSEAYGRILAEPIIAKHDVPPFDRSAYDGFAIHSSDSVGASDEHHVSFHVIDEVGAGYISKKTLAPGEAIRIMTGAMMPKDADAVVMLEQVIEKEDHISIYKSFGMNENVSPKGEDARKDERLIEEGAVITPGVIALLATFGYAHVKVAKKPVVGILSTGTELLEVEDDLVPGKIRNSNGPMIEAQLKRMGIENHTYGIQADNLKQSLQTVERAIKETDCLITTGGVSVGDFDFMPVIYSHLGANVLFNKVAIRPGSVTTVAVNNGKYLFGLSGNPSACYSGFELFVRPTLLKMMGSCKPFMPNVKAALAEDFLDANPFTRFIRATYEVTSSGLSATPAGFNKSNAVTSIARGNAFIVLPGGKKGWKAGDEVDLLLLGVEEGASRWML; this is encoded by the coding sequence ATGGTAGAAAAAAGAATACCAATACCAATTTCAGCAGCAATAGAGAAAATTTTGCAAGAAATACAGCCTGCTTCAGCTGAAATGGTCCCTTTGTCAGAAGCTTATGGTCGAATTTTAGCGGAGCCGATTATTGCTAAACATGATGTTCCTCCATTTGATCGATCGGCATATGATGGATTTGCCATTCATTCGTCCGACTCAGTTGGAGCCTCAGACGAGCATCATGTATCCTTTCACGTAATTGATGAGGTTGGAGCTGGATATATTTCGAAAAAGACACTTGCTCCCGGAGAAGCCATTCGAATTATGACTGGGGCAATGATGCCTAAGGATGCAGATGCTGTTGTTATGCTGGAACAGGTGATAGAAAAGGAAGATCACATATCTATTTATAAATCATTCGGAATGAATGAAAATGTTTCTCCTAAAGGAGAAGATGCCAGGAAAGATGAACGGCTTATCGAAGAGGGGGCGGTCATTACACCAGGTGTGATTGCATTGCTGGCGACCTTTGGATATGCGCACGTGAAAGTAGCCAAGAAGCCAGTAGTTGGTATTTTATCTACAGGTACAGAATTATTGGAAGTAGAGGATGATCTTGTACCAGGCAAAATCCGCAATAGTAACGGACCCATGATTGAAGCACAGCTGAAGCGGATGGGAATTGAAAATCATACATATGGTATTCAAGCGGATAATCTAAAGCAATCCCTACAAACAGTGGAAAGAGCAATTAAAGAGACAGATTGTCTTATTACAACTGGTGGTGTTTCAGTTGGAGATTTTGATTTTATGCCAGTCATTTATTCACATCTTGGAGCGAATGTCTTATTTAATAAAGTAGCCATACGCCCAGGTAGTGTTACGACAGTAGCAGTGAATAATGGAAAGTATTTATTTGGTTTATCTGGAAATCCATCTGCCTGTTATTCGGGCTTTGAATTATTTGTTCGTCCAACCCTGTTAAAAATGATGGGTAGCTGTAAACCGTTTATGCCAAACGTAAAGGCTGCATTAGCAGAAGATTTTTTGGATGCTAATCCGTTTACTCGTTTTATTCGAGCAACGTATGAAGTAACTTCTTCAGGATTAAGCGCGACTCCTGCTGGTTTTAATAAATCGAATGCGGTTACATCCATTGCTAGGGGAAATGCATTTATCGTTCTCCCCGGTGGAAAAAAGGGCTGGAAGGCTGGAGATGAAGTTGATTTATTGCTATTGGGAGTAGAAGAAGGTGCATCTCGATGGATGCTATGA
- the moaA gene encoding GTP 3',8-cyclase MoaA, with protein MTSQSLLDKLKRPIRDLRLSVTDRCNFRCTYCMPKEIFGDDYAFLKKQELLTFEEIERTVRLFAGLGVKKLRLTGGEPLLRSHLSKLVERLVKIEGIEDIGLTTNGLLLSKYAHDLYNAGLRRLNISLDSLDNEVFGQLNGRGIQPSIILRNIENAVNLGFQVKVNMVVQKGVNDHDIIPMASYFKKMGVTLRFIEFMDVGNDNGWSFKEVVAKKELYEKLSKVFDLEAVDEQYFGEVAKRYRYKDSKSEIGFITSVSDSFCSSCTRARVSSNGHLYTCLFASKGYDLKELIRRGVTDEELLDHIRQVWELRADRYSDERTEQTISNRKKIGMFFIGG; from the coding sequence ATGACCTCACAGTCTTTATTGGATAAATTAAAAAGACCGATTCGTGATTTGCGGCTATCAGTTACGGATCGCTGCAATTTCCGCTGTACATATTGTATGCCTAAAGAAATCTTTGGAGATGATTATGCGTTTTTAAAGAAACAAGAGCTTCTGACATTTGAGGAGATAGAACGAACAGTCCGTTTATTTGCAGGTCTTGGTGTAAAAAAGCTGCGTTTAACAGGCGGGGAGCCCTTATTACGAAGTCATTTATCTAAATTAGTTGAAAGGTTAGTGAAAATAGAGGGAATTGAGGATATTGGTTTAACTACGAATGGTCTTTTGCTTTCAAAGTATGCTCATGACTTATACAATGCTGGGCTAAGACGTTTAAATATTAGTCTTGATTCTTTAGATAACGAAGTATTCGGTCAGTTGAATGGTCGTGGCATTCAGCCCTCTATTATTCTTCGTAATATAGAGAATGCCGTTAACCTTGGCTTTCAGGTCAAGGTTAATATGGTCGTACAAAAGGGAGTCAATGATCATGATATCATCCCAATGGCTTCTTATTTTAAAAAGATGGGTGTAACTCTGCGCTTTATCGAATTTATGGATGTAGGTAATGATAATGGATGGAGTTTCAAAGAGGTTGTAGCGAAAAAAGAACTATATGAAAAGCTGTCTAAGGTTTTCGATTTAGAGGCTGTTGATGAGCAATATTTTGGAGAGGTAGCTAAACGCTATCGCTATAAAGATAGCAAGAGCGAAATTGGTTTTATCACATCCGTGTCGGATTCTTTTTGTTCTTCCTGTACAAGGGCACGGGTTTCATCGAATGGACATCTTTATACGTGCTTGTTTGCCTCAAAGGGCTATGATTTAAAAGAATTAATCCGTAGAGGTGTAACAGATGAGGAACTGCTGGACCACATTCGTCAAGTTTGGGAATTGAGGGCGGACCGTTATTCTGATGAACGGACGGAACAAACGATATCTAATAGAAAAAAGATAGGGATGTTCTTTATAGGTGGTTAA
- the moaD gene encoding molybdopterin converting factor subunit 1 has translation MIKILYFASMRDLTGKAEENIERMEWSVRELLQWAEETYPNFEKHSVLVAINEEYVTEDEKIRDGDVVVFIPPVSGG, from the coding sequence ATGATAAAAATTCTCTATTTTGCAAGTATGCGAGACTTGACCGGTAAAGCGGAAGAGAACATCGAACGAATGGAATGGTCTGTCCGAGAGTTGCTGCAATGGGCAGAAGAAACCTATCCAAACTTCGAAAAGCATTCAGTCCTTGTTGCGATAAACGAAGAATATGTGACAGAAGATGAGAAAATTAGAGATGGAGATGTGGTGGTGTTTATACCTCCAGTTAGTGGAGGTTAA
- the modB gene encoding molybdate ABC transporter permease subunit, which yields MLHEFLSPIILSIEIAVVSGIIVIISGTFIGRYLAMKSFKGKAAFETFLMLPLVLPPSVVGFILIVLLGKQSIIGQAIEWIFEKPVIFTWWAAVIAATIVAFPLMYQSAKSGFQGIDHEIEDAARVDGASKWQVFLHVSLPLASRALMTGGILSFARALGEFGATLMFAGNIPGVTQTVPIAIYTALDSGNMLIAWMWVLAIFLLSFLMLFVIQLKKE from the coding sequence ATGTTACATGAATTTTTATCACCTATTATTCTTTCAATTGAAATAGCAGTGGTTTCGGGAATAATTGTTATCATATCAGGGACATTTATTGGCCGCTATTTAGCTATGAAATCTTTTAAGGGAAAAGCGGCTTTTGAGACATTTCTTATGTTGCCTCTAGTTCTGCCGCCATCAGTAGTAGGATTTATTTTGATTGTCTTGTTGGGAAAACAAAGTATCATTGGACAAGCAATTGAGTGGATTTTTGAGAAGCCAGTCATATTTACTTGGTGGGCGGCTGTCATTGCTGCTACGATTGTGGCTTTTCCCCTTATGTATCAATCAGCTAAGTCTGGTTTTCAAGGTATTGACCATGAAATCGAAGATGCTGCTCGAGTAGATGGAGCAAGTAAATGGCAGGTTTTTCTTCATGTTTCCCTTCCGTTAGCATCGAGAGCGCTTATGACGGGCGGTATTTTAAGCTTTGCTCGAGCATTGGGGGAGTTTGGCGCTACTTTAATGTTTGCTGGAAATATTCCAGGCGTTACGCAAACAGTTCCGATAGCTATTTATACAGCCCTTGATTCGGGCAACATGCTCATAGCATGGATGTGGGTTTTAGCTATATTCTTACTATCTTTTCTCATGCTGTTCGTGATTCAATTAAAAAAAGAGTGA
- a CDS encoding spore maturation protein: MHWISTISIWMIPVVILLILVMGAIKKVPTYESFVEGGKDGIKITFSIIPYLIGMMVAISIFRASGAMDLLIGWMKPVLNFLGVPSEVVPLALIRPISGNASLGMVSDLIATYGPDSFIGKVASTIQGSTDTTLYVLTVYFGAVGIKKMGDALKVGLLADLVGIGAAILLAAIMFQ; this comes from the coding sequence ATGCACTGGATCTCAACCATATCAATTTGGATGATACCTGTGGTTATCTTGCTCATCCTTGTCATGGGTGCCATAAAGAAGGTCCCGACCTACGAGAGTTTTGTGGAAGGCGGAAAAGATGGGATAAAAATCACATTTTCGATTATTCCCTATCTCATTGGTATGATGGTGGCCATTTCTATTTTTCGTGCTTCAGGTGCTATGGATTTGCTGATAGGCTGGATGAAACCGGTATTAAACTTCTTAGGTGTGCCTTCAGAGGTAGTACCTTTAGCCTTAATAAGACCCATATCGGGAAATGCTTCTCTCGGCATGGTCAGTGATTTGATTGCCACATATGGACCTGACTCTTTTATAGGGAAGGTTGCTTCCACAATCCAGGGGAGCACGGATACAACCTTATATGTCTTAACTGTTTATTTCGGTGCAGTAGGAATTAAGAAAATGGGAGATGCTTTAAAGGTGGGATTGTTAGCTGATCTTGTCGGGATTGGTGCGGCAATCTTATTAGCTGCTATTATGTTCCAATAG
- a CDS encoding D-alanyl-D-alanine carboxypeptidase family protein, producing the protein MILCLASLLSPIKTVSAQAQELERIQTGAKSAIMIEQSTGRILYEKDAHTKRRIASITKIMTAILAIESGKMDKTVTVTDAILKAEGSAIYLQVGEKIKLSDLVYGLMLRSGNDAAIAIAEYVGGSVEGFSALMNQKAEWIGMKNSHFTNPHGLDNSDNHYSTAYDMAILTKYAMGNKMYQKIAGTKIHRAPNPNEVWDRVWKNKNRLLTEKYKYTTGGKTGYTKKARRTLVTTASKDGLDLITVTIDDSTDWADHIALFEAGFNNYTLTEVVPRGDIKTIKKGFYKNKAYLKSSLSYPLTQKEQEEVEVKYELKKPKKQWKKGKNLPAKVGKVNLILDGQTLISKPVYLHKKDQTVFDIWKDVFYTFSGVNTNG; encoded by the coding sequence ATGATTTTGTGCTTGGCAAGTTTACTTTCGCCGATAAAAACAGTTTCTGCACAAGCGCAAGAACTTGAAAGAATCCAAACAGGGGCTAAAAGTGCAATTATGATTGAGCAGAGCACCGGCCGGATTTTATATGAGAAGGATGCCCATACAAAACGAAGGATAGCGAGTATTACTAAAATTATGACCGCAATTCTTGCGATTGAATCGGGGAAGATGGATAAAACTGTAACGGTGACAGATGCGATTTTAAAAGCAGAGGGATCGGCGATCTATTTGCAGGTAGGAGAAAAAATAAAATTAAGCGACCTTGTTTATGGACTTATGCTCAGATCAGGAAATGATGCGGCGATTGCCATTGCTGAATATGTGGGAGGAAGTGTGGAGGGTTTTTCTGCATTAATGAATCAGAAAGCAGAATGGATTGGCATGAAGAACAGTCATTTCACCAATCCGCATGGTCTTGATAATTCTGATAACCATTATTCCACAGCCTATGATATGGCAATCCTAACTAAGTATGCGATGGGGAATAAAATGTATCAGAAAATTGCCGGAACTAAGATCCATCGGGCACCCAACCCGAATGAAGTATGGGACCGTGTTTGGAAAAACAAAAACAGGCTGTTAACGGAAAAATATAAATACACCACAGGCGGTAAAACAGGTTATACAAAAAAAGCGCGCCGCACGCTAGTGACAACTGCATCCAAGGATGGATTGGATCTTATTACGGTTACTATCGATGATTCTACAGATTGGGCTGATCATATAGCTCTTTTTGAGGCGGGATTTAACAATTACACATTAACTGAAGTAGTACCGCGTGGAGACATAAAAACGATAAAAAAAGGATTTTATAAAAATAAAGCTTATTTAAAATCATCGTTATCCTACCCGCTTACGCAAAAAGAACAAGAGGAGGTCGAAGTAAAGTATGAACTGAAAAAGCCCAAAAAACAGTGGAAAAAAGGAAAAAATCTTCCGGCTAAGGTTGGAAAGGTGAATTTAATTCTTGATGGACAAACGCTTATATCTAAACCGGTTTATCTACATAAAAAAGATCAAACTGTCTTCGATATATGGAAAGACGTCTTCTATACTTTTTCAGGTGTAAACACAAATGGTTAA
- a CDS encoding molybdenum cofactor biosynthesis protein MoaE, whose protein sequence is MKPFEIVQDPIEVQKYADYVLHEGAGAVTVFSGHVREWTNGVRTLSLAYEAYGPMAEKKLAEIGREIEMKWPGTRVAIAHRIGQLEISDIAVVIAISSPHRKNAYEANEYAIERIKQIVPIWKKEIWENGEVWVGNQHKKPLSEESIK, encoded by the coding sequence ATGAAACCATTTGAAATAGTTCAAGATCCAATAGAGGTTCAAAAATATGCAGATTATGTATTACACGAGGGAGCGGGCGCAGTAACCGTGTTCTCCGGTCATGTAAGGGAATGGACAAACGGTGTTCGAACATTATCCTTGGCATATGAAGCGTATGGACCAATGGCTGAAAAAAAGCTGGCGGAAATTGGTAGAGAAATTGAAATGAAATGGCCGGGTACACGAGTGGCGATTGCTCATCGTATTGGACAATTGGAAATATCAGATATAGCCGTTGTTATAGCTATTTCTTCACCTCACAGAAAGAATGCTTATGAAGCAAACGAATATGCGATTGAACGGATTAAACAAATTGTCCCAATTTGGAAAAAGGAGATTTGGGAAAATGGGGAAGTATGGGTGGGGAATCAACATAAAAAGCCATTATCAGAGGAGTCAATAAAATGA
- the resA gene encoding thiol-disulfide oxidoreductase ResA, translating into MTKQKRKWMRIGVLALLAGAVIYVVFSSLTMDKEKTLKMNETAPNFALTDLEGVKHVLEDYKGQGVFLNFWGTWCKPCEYEMPYIQSQYEVFKDKGVQVLAVNVNESDFVVNKFVQRHGLTFPVVIDKDNQVQHQYLINPLPATFLIDKNGKVVDSTTGSLTEEKIQKMMEKIQP; encoded by the coding sequence TTGACCAAACAAAAGCGTAAATGGATGAGAATAGGGGTTCTGGCCCTTTTAGCTGGAGCCGTCATTTATGTGGTATTTTCGAGTTTAACCATGGACAAGGAAAAAACCCTTAAAATGAATGAAACCGCTCCAAACTTTGCTCTGACAGATCTTGAAGGGGTTAAGCATGTGTTAGAGGATTATAAGGGGCAGGGAGTGTTTCTGAATTTCTGGGGGACGTGGTGTAAACCATGTGAATATGAAATGCCTTATATTCAAAGTCAATATGAAGTGTTCAAAGATAAAGGTGTACAGGTATTAGCTGTCAATGTAAATGAATCTGATTTTGTCGTGAATAAATTTGTTCAAAGACATGGGCTTACTTTTCCGGTTGTCATCGATAAGGACAATCAGGTGCAGCATCAGTATCTGATTAATCCCTTGCCGGCCACATTTTTAATTGATAAAAATGGTAAGGTCGTAGATTCAACCACTGGTAGTTTAACTGAAGAGAAGATTCAAAAGATGATGGAGAAAATACAGCCATAA
- the moaC gene encoding cyclic pyranopterin monophosphate synthase MoaC, translating into MTKFTHFNEQGRAKMVDVSHKDETVRTALAKSSILVNQHIYVQISDYSNKKGDVFAVAQVAGIMAAKQTSSIIPMCHPISLSGINIEFNWEIDEANSHYEIIILTEVKTIGATGVEMEALTAASVSALTIYDMCKASGKEMVIGPTMLLKKTGGKNGDYTRS; encoded by the coding sequence ATGACAAAATTCACTCATTTCAATGAACAGGGTCGTGCCAAAATGGTTGATGTTTCCCATAAAGATGAAACCGTTCGGACTGCTCTTGCTAAATCTTCTATTCTTGTAAATCAACATATTTACGTTCAAATTTCTGATTATTCAAATAAAAAAGGAGATGTCTTTGCCGTTGCCCAGGTTGCTGGAATTATGGCTGCCAAACAAACATCTTCTATTATTCCTATGTGTCACCCTATCTCGCTATCTGGTATCAATATCGAATTCAATTGGGAAATAGATGAAGCAAACTCCCATTATGAAATTATTATTCTTACTGAAGTCAAAACAATAGGTGCTACTGGTGTTGAAATGGAAGCACTTACGGCAGCATCTGTTTCAGCATTAACCATTTATGATATGTGCAAAGCCTCCGGTAAAGAAATGGTCATTGGGCCAACCATGCTTTTGAAAAAGACTGGTGGCAAAAACGGTGATTACACGCGTAGCTGA
- the rluB gene encoding 23S rRNA pseudouridine(2605) synthase RluB produces MERLQKVIAQAGIASRRKAEQLIVEGKVTVNGKIVKELGVKVGPNDQIEVSGVPVEKEEPVYFLLYKPRGVISAANDDKGRKTVTDLFPLIKQRIYPVGRLDYDTSGLILLTNDGEFANALMHPKYEIEKTYVAKIQGIPSREIIKKLERGVQLEDGKTAPAKAKLLSMDRRKQSSIVELTIHEGRNRQVRRMFEAIGMPVIKLKRERYGFLTLHGVSPGDYRELTPHEVKQLRSMALHKDK; encoded by the coding sequence ATGGAAAGATTACAAAAAGTGATAGCACAGGCAGGAATCGCCTCCCGAAGAAAAGCGGAACAGTTAATCGTAGAAGGCAAAGTAACTGTTAACGGTAAGATTGTAAAAGAGCTTGGCGTTAAGGTTGGCCCAAATGATCAAATAGAGGTAAGTGGAGTACCTGTAGAAAAGGAAGAACCGGTATATTTTCTGCTTTATAAGCCAAGAGGTGTCATTTCCGCTGCCAACGATGACAAAGGGAGAAAGACCGTAACAGATTTATTTCCACTGATCAAACAACGGATTTATCCAGTAGGCAGACTGGATTACGATACATCAGGTTTGATCCTGCTGACGAATGATGGTGAGTTTGCCAATGCCCTGATGCATCCAAAGTACGAAATAGAAAAAACGTACGTAGCGAAAATTCAAGGTATTCCATCCCGCGAAATAATAAAGAAATTGGAACGTGGTGTTCAATTGGAAGACGGTAAAACAGCCCCTGCGAAAGCTAAATTGCTATCAATGGATCGCAGAAAACAGTCCTCTATTGTAGAGCTGACGATTCATGAGGGCAGAAACCGCCAAGTCCGCCGTATGTTTGAAGCGATTGGGATGCCCGTTATCAAACTTAAACGTGAAAGATATGGATTCTTGACGTTGCACGGTGTTAGTCCTGGAGATTACAGAGAGTTAACACCACATGAAGTAAAGCAACTGCGTTCTATGGCGCTTCATAAAGATAAGTAA
- a CDS encoding ThiF family adenylyltransferase — protein MGTRFSRQELFKPIGCDGQIRLAESTVGIIGCGALGSVIAETLVRAGIGAIHLVDRDFVEMSNIHRQQLFVEKDALNLTAKVIAAEQRLKEIRSNVHLFTYLENADGTLIEDIAEKCDILVDATDNFETRMAINDAAHKYGIPWVYGACVSASGTVFTFIPGKTACFRCLFPALPSLNETCDSVGVIAPAVQITAAHQCTEVMQWLTGHPEKLRGKVYHFDVWNHTSLEVGVSRIKKEDCPTCGHCPVYPSLEKSEEMKSMVLCGRDTIQIIPQANRRVSLEDAERLAIRQGYRFKKTPYFIQFHTEQYRMILFTNGRLLIHGLQDSTEGLKLFHQMFG, from the coding sequence ATGGGTACCCGATTTTCTAGGCAAGAGTTGTTTAAGCCTATTGGCTGCGATGGTCAAATACGCTTGGCTGAATCAACAGTAGGTATTATCGGTTGCGGTGCACTTGGATCGGTAATAGCGGAGACACTTGTTCGTGCAGGTATAGGGGCGATACATTTAGTGGATCGTGACTTTGTAGAAATGTCCAACATACATAGACAGCAGTTATTTGTGGAGAAAGATGCTTTAAATCTGACAGCTAAAGTGATAGCTGCTGAGCAACGATTGAAGGAAATCCGTTCAAATGTTCACCTCTTTACGTATTTAGAAAATGCAGATGGTACACTCATTGAAGACATAGCAGAAAAATGTGATATCTTGGTAGACGCAACTGATAATTTTGAAACAAGAATGGCTATAAATGATGCTGCACATAAATATGGGATACCTTGGGTGTATGGGGCCTGTGTAAGTGCGAGTGGCACTGTTTTCACTTTCATACCGGGTAAAACGGCTTGTTTCAGATGTCTTTTCCCGGCTTTGCCCTCGTTAAATGAAACCTGTGATTCGGTTGGAGTTATTGCTCCAGCCGTTCAAATTACAGCAGCCCATCAATGTACAGAGGTTATGCAATGGTTAACTGGTCATCCGGAGAAGCTGCGGGGAAAAGTATATCATTTTGATGTTTGGAATCATACCAGCTTAGAGGTTGGAGTATCTCGTATTAAAAAAGAGGATTGTCCTACATGCGGACATTGTCCTGTATATCCTTCGCTCGAAAAAAGCGAAGAAATGAAATCTATGGTGTTATGCGGGAGAGACACTATACAAATCATCCCTCAAGCTAATCGCCGTGTATCTTTAGAAGATGCTGAGCGACTGGCAATAAGGCAGGGATATCGATTTAAAAAGACTCCTTATTTTATCCAATTTCATACAGAACAATATCGAATGATCTTGTTCACAAATGGGAGACTGTTAATACATGGGTTACAGGATAGCACGGAAGGACTAAAATTATTTCATCAAATGTTTGGGTAA
- a CDS encoding molybdenum cofactor biosynthesis protein B, with protein MSLIEHRRSAPDCVKVMVLTVSDTRDEHTDRSGQLMMRLLQSAGHIITRYQIVKDEQDVIQQELSAGLEDREVDAIISNGGTGIACRDVTIETIKGLLDKEMPGFGEIFRMLSYQEDIGSAAILSRAIAGVTEGKVIFATPGSTGAVELAMNKLILPELAHVVRELKKDL; from the coding sequence ATGAGTTTAATAGAGCATCGGAGATCGGCTCCGGATTGTGTGAAGGTAATGGTGCTTACGGTAAGTGATACAAGAGATGAGCATACGGATCGAAGCGGGCAGCTTATGATGCGTTTGTTGCAGTCAGCTGGACATATCATTACGCGCTACCAAATAGTGAAGGATGAGCAGGATGTTATTCAGCAGGAACTCTCAGCTGGGTTGGAGGATAGAGAGGTTGATGCCATTATAAGTAATGGCGGTACTGGGATTGCCTGTCGGGATGTAACTATTGAAACAATTAAGGGTTTACTAGATAAAGAAATGCCAGGGTTTGGTGAGATTTTTCGAATGCTGAGTTATCAGGAGGATATTGGTTCCGCAGCTATTTTATCCAGAGCCATCGCTGGAGTAACCGAAGGGAAGGTAATCTTCGCAACACCTGGTTCCACTGGCGCAGTGGAGTTGGCAATGAATAAATTGATTTTGCCGGAGTTAGCACATGTCGTAAGAGAACTGAAAAAGGATCTATAA
- a CDS encoding nucleoside recognition domain-containing protein yields the protein MVNYIWVGISIIGIIYAMFTGTMAEVNEAIFKSAKESVTLCFGLMSVLVFWLGIMKIAEEAGLLDSLTRLTKPIVSRLFPDVPPNHPAMGYIVSNIMANTFGLGNAATPLGIKAMEQLKDLNGGKDTASRSMITFLALNTSGLTLIPTTVIGIRIHYNSANPTEIVGPTFLATVIATIAAIILDRYFYWKRVRKGMD from the coding sequence ATGGTTAATTATATATGGGTCGGAATCAGTATAATTGGAATCATTTATGCGATGTTTACTGGAACAATGGCGGAAGTTAATGAAGCGATCTTTAAGAGTGCAAAAGAATCGGTCACTCTATGCTTCGGCCTTATGAGTGTCCTTGTTTTTTGGCTGGGCATCATGAAGATTGCAGAAGAGGCAGGTCTATTGGATAGTTTAACACGTTTGACAAAGCCAATCGTATCCAGGCTTTTCCCAGATGTGCCGCCAAATCATCCGGCAATGGGATATATCGTATCCAATATAATGGCGAACACATTTGGACTGGGAAATGCAGCTACACCCCTGGGTATAAAGGCGATGGAACAATTAAAGGACTTAAATGGCGGAAAGGATACAGCAAGCCGCTCTATGATTACGTTTCTGGCATTGAATACCTCTGGGCTGACGCTTATTCCAACAACCGTCATAGGAATCCGCATTCATTATAATTCAGCCAATCCGACAGAAATTGTCGGCCCGACCTTTTTGGCAACCGTCATTGCAACGATAGCAGCTATTATTTTAGATCGGTACTTCTACTGGAAAAGAGTAAGAAAGGGGATGGATTGA